The stretch of DNA GCACCACCGGTGGCAGCATCCGGTACGGCGCCCGCCGGTCCTCCGGCGCCGCCGCACCGTTGGTGGGGTCCACCGCCATGCCGCCTCCCACCGAGCCTCACGCTGAGCTGACGGACCATTATCACCACAATATCTGATGAAATGTCTGATTAGTCCCCGGTGATCGTCAGCCGCTCGCCGCCGTGGAAGGCCAGCAGCCGCTCCCCCTCCCCGGTCATCTCCCGCCGCTGCGCCGCCGTCGGCCGGCCGAACGGCTCCACGGTCAGCACGCCCGCCTCGTACCGCCAGACCCCGTCCACCACGCCGTCGAGCAGCAGCGTGCCCCGCACCAGCCCGTTCGGCGTCATCACCCGCCTCCGGTGCTCCTCGGGCAGCACCCGGGAGCGGTCGGCGTGCGAGAGCAGCAGGTTGTCGAAGGGCGCGAGCAGCCGGGCCGGCGCGGGCGCCTCGGCCCCCGGGCGCGGCGCCCCGGGCAGGTCGTACAGCACCTTGCCCTGCTCGTTCCGGTACTCCACCAGCTCGCCCGCGAGCCCGGCCACCACCCGCCCGAGCCCGGTCAGCCCGCACCACTTCTGCAGGTCCGCCACCGTGGCCGGCCCGAAGGCCGCCAGGTAACGCCGCACCAGCTCCGCGGCCGGGGCCGCCTCGAGCTCCCGCCCCAGCCACCGCTCCGCGGTGGTGTGCGCGGCCGGCCCGCTCCGGCCCCAGATCCCGCGCGGCGGCACCTGCACCAGCGCCAGCCCGGCCCGCACGGCCTGCGCCAGCGCGGCCTGGTCCCGCCCGGGGTACCCGGCCTCCAGCAGCTCGCCGAGCCGCTGGAAGGTCAGCGGCTCGGCCTCCACCAGCTCCCGCCCGCGCTCCACCACCTCACCGAGCTCCAGACCGGTCAGCCACTTCCCGTACGCGGAGCGCAGCGCCCGGTCCAGCACGGGCTGCACCAGCGGGCGCAGCCGCAGGCAGTCCTCGGCGGTGA from Kitasatospora sp. MMS16-BH015 encodes:
- a CDS encoding winged helix DNA-binding domain-containing protein — protein: MTAAAPPVLTRRELGRALLARQQLLERGSGSAAEMITHLVGLQAQAAPEPPYLGLWSRLADFRPEELTGLIEQRRVVRVGLQRGTIHLVTAEDCLRLRPLVQPVLDRALRSAYGKWLTGLELGEVVERGRELVEAEPLTFQRLGELLEAGYPGRDQAALAQAVRAGLALVQVPPRGIWGRSGPAAHTTAERWLGRELEAAPAAELVRRYLAAFGPATVADLQKWCGLTGLGRVVAGLAGELVEYRNEQGKVLYDLPGAPRPGAEAPAPARLLAPFDNLLLSHADRSRVLPEEHRRRVMTPNGLVRGTLLLDGVVDGVWRYEAGVLTVEPFGRPTAAQRREMTGEGERLLAFHGGERLTITGD